The following are from one region of the Bradyrhizobium septentrionale genome:
- a CDS encoding sensor histidine kinase, producing the protein MQFWLVALSWRSCTWTFAAALAVAFLLATLGQSQAADPGPKRVLMLHSFGPRSKPCSDYAQAIRTEIDLRSQSSVEFLEHSLVNAGQSQEKLEGAVVEYLSTLYTDHPPDLIVALGAPAASFIQRHRQLIFPMVPMIITAVDQRLVQYEKLTDNDAVVSATNDVPFLFENIMRVLPDTKTIAIVNGTSQIERFWTEEMRRELAPLAGRVELKWYDELPFDELLKKAEHLPPHTAIFFVLMNVDAAGITHETGNALNKLAASASAPIFSFDGSFFGENVVGGPMFSPLEGGRIAAAVAIRILEGEKAGNIKTPAIEYASPKFDWRQMQRFGISDSNLPIGSTVYFRQPTVWERYRWQIASIVAVLLIQIGFISVLLREHRRRQLAEVQARQRMAELAHVNRFSTAGELTASIAHEINQPLGSILTNAETAKVILQSPSPDISELNEIVDDILNDDRRANEVIRSMRSLLKRAPFELKRLDLNDVARETIEFLSALAVARKAELIGVITPGALPVLGDRIQLQQVILNLVVNGIDAMKDMPSENRIISIRTSRVESFAQLSVSDHGPGIPEDKLERVFAPFYTSKAEGMGMGLSIARTIIVAHKGLISARNRDHGGASFRIRLPLVS; encoded by the coding sequence ATGCAGTTTTGGCTAGTTGCCTTATCATGGCGATCTTGCACGTGGACCTTCGCCGCTGCGCTGGCGGTCGCATTTTTGCTGGCGACGCTGGGTCAAAGTCAGGCGGCTGATCCAGGGCCCAAACGAGTTCTGATGCTGCATTCATTCGGTCCTCGTTCCAAACCTTGCAGCGACTACGCTCAGGCCATTCGCACAGAAATAGACCTGCGCTCGCAGAGTTCGGTGGAATTTCTGGAACATTCACTTGTGAATGCCGGCCAATCTCAGGAAAAATTGGAAGGTGCCGTCGTTGAGTACCTTAGCACCCTCTACACGGACCATCCGCCCGACCTTATCGTGGCCCTCGGCGCACCGGCAGCCAGTTTCATCCAGCGCCATCGTCAGCTTATTTTTCCAATGGTGCCGATGATCATTACAGCCGTAGACCAGCGCTTAGTTCAATATGAAAAACTGACGGATAATGACGCTGTAGTGTCGGCCACGAATGATGTTCCGTTTCTCTTCGAGAATATCATGCGCGTCTTGCCCGACACAAAGACCATCGCAATTGTAAACGGCACTTCCCAAATAGAGCGATTTTGGACGGAAGAAATGCGTCGAGAACTCGCGCCACTCGCGGGCCGGGTCGAGCTAAAATGGTACGATGAACTTCCATTCGACGAGCTTCTTAAGAAAGCAGAACATCTTCCGCCTCATACCGCAATCTTCTTTGTTCTAATGAATGTCGATGCGGCAGGGATAACACACGAAACGGGCAATGCTCTGAATAAGCTCGCTGCCTCAGCCAGCGCGCCGATTTTCTCTTTCGATGGTTCTTTTTTCGGAGAGAATGTCGTTGGCGGACCGATGTTCTCTCCGCTTGAGGGAGGGCGGATAGCCGCAGCCGTTGCCATTCGCATCCTTGAGGGAGAAAAAGCAGGCAATATCAAAACTCCGGCCATTGAATACGCGTCGCCAAAATTTGACTGGCGGCAAATGCAGCGGTTTGGGATCAGCGACAGTAACCTGCCTATTGGCAGCACCGTCTACTTCCGACAGCCAACGGTTTGGGAGCGGTATAGGTGGCAGATCGCATCCATCGTCGCGGTTCTTCTGATACAGATCGGGTTTATCTCGGTCCTGCTGCGTGAGCATCGTCGGCGTCAACTTGCCGAAGTGCAGGCGCGGCAGCGCATGGCTGAACTTGCTCATGTCAATCGCTTCTCGACTGCTGGTGAACTGACCGCCTCAATCGCTCATGAAATCAACCAGCCGCTCGGGTCCATTCTGACCAATGCCGAGACCGCAAAGGTAATCCTGCAATCTCCCAGCCCTGACATTTCCGAACTGAACGAGATTGTGGACGATATTTTGAACGATGACCGGCGCGCTAACGAGGTCATCCGGAGTATGCGCAGCCTTCTGAAAAGGGCACCCTTCGAACTGAAACGTCTCGACCTCAATGACGTCGCGCGGGAAACCATCGAATTTCTCTCGGCGTTGGCTGTCGCGCGAAAGGCCGAGTTGATCGGCGTGATAACGCCGGGTGCGCTTCCGGTGCTCGGCGACCGCATCCAGCTTCAACAAGTCATTCTGAACCTTGTCGTGAACGGGATCGACGCGATGAAGGACATGCCGAGCGAAAATCGCATCATCAGCATCCGAACTTCGCGGGTCGAAAGCTTCGCTCAGCTATCCGTGTCAGATCATGGTCCAGGCATTCCCGAAGACAAACTAGAAAGGGTCTTCGCGCCGTTCTACACCAGCAAGGCCGAAGGCATGGGGATGGGACTATCCATCGCGCGCACTATCATCGTGGCACACAAGGGGCTGATATCAGCGAGAAATAGGGATCACGGTGGCGCGTCGTTTAGGATCAGGCTTCCTCTTGTTAGTTGA
- a CDS encoding transporter, translating to MNRHGVGVQLTVSDAPVVVDASSDAPEARVASRLSLCLAYGMIAALSVVSNAKAQEAEPRSYSNTPIGLNFLIAGYAYSQGKLAFDPNTAIADTTFRSDTGVLAYVRSFELAGQSAKLDVIVPTSSFAAHGLVNGEPRERETLGLGDPRFRFSVNLFGAPALSAKEFASYRQDLIVGVSMQVSAPVGQYDNTKLLNLGGNRWSFRPEFGISKAWGPWTVELAPSVTFFSNNTDFFGGNTFSQAPIYAVQGHVIYTFQSGVWMALDGLYFAGGRTALNGVKSDNEQAITRAGLTVALPINRQNSLKLSASTGITTRTGSELTAVAIAWQYRWGDGY from the coding sequence ATGAACCGGCATGGCGTTGGGGTGCAATTGACGGTCAGTGATGCGCCCGTTGTGGTCGACGCAAGCTCCGATGCGCCTGAAGCGCGTGTCGCAAGCCGGCTCTCTCTCTGCTTGGCATACGGAATGATCGCCGCTTTGTCCGTGGTCTCCAATGCGAAGGCACAGGAGGCAGAGCCGCGATCCTACTCTAATACGCCTATCGGGTTGAATTTTCTGATCGCAGGTTACGCTTACTCGCAAGGCAAGCTCGCGTTCGATCCTAACACGGCGATTGCCGACACTACATTCCGCTCCGACACCGGGGTGCTGGCCTATGTTCGGTCCTTCGAGCTTGCGGGCCAGTCTGCCAAGCTTGATGTGATCGTGCCGACATCATCCTTCGCCGCGCATGGCCTCGTGAACGGTGAGCCGCGCGAGCGGGAGACGTTGGGCTTGGGCGATCCGCGATTTCGCTTCTCGGTCAACTTGTTTGGGGCACCCGCGCTCTCGGCGAAGGAATTCGCCAGCTATCGGCAGGATCTAATCGTCGGAGTAAGCATGCAGGTCTCCGCGCCGGTCGGGCAGTATGACAACACGAAGCTGCTCAACCTAGGCGGAAATCGCTGGTCATTCCGGCCCGAGTTCGGGATTTCAAAGGCATGGGGTCCATGGACCGTCGAGCTAGCCCCAAGCGTAACTTTCTTCAGCAACAACACCGACTTCTTCGGCGGCAATACGTTCTCGCAGGCTCCGATCTATGCCGTGCAGGGACATGTCATCTACACGTTTCAGTCCGGCGTATGGATGGCGCTGGACGGGCTCTATTTCGCGGGCGGCCGCACGGCCCTCAACGGCGTCAAAAGTGATAACGAGCAGGCGATAACGCGAGCTGGCTTGACGGTCGCCTTGCCGATCAATCGACAGAACTCACTCAAGCTCTCTGCCAGTACCGGCATCACGACCCGCACAGGAAGCGAACTGACGGCAGTTGCTATCGCATGGCAGTATCGTTGGGGCGACGGATATTGA